Proteins from a genomic interval of Planctomycetaceae bacterium:
- a CDS encoding prolyl oligopeptidase family serine peptidase produces the protein MFGISKFSLIFVGFLLAGLVVPRDFAVAQQDQKAPTQEERDQLQDGLKKLSQLIDALRTVDRMENRTQRALFADVAVFAKAVEWQLRHDEFFKPDYVKQAQRAIETGISRAQSLADEKAPWVVQEGSTIRGYVSKVDQSIQPYAITLPANVNPWDGKRWPLHVVLHGRANQMNEVNFISKFEGRTPRTPVHWIQLDVYGRGSNAYRWSGETDVFEAIADVKRRFRIDENRITLHGFSMGGAGAWHLGMHYPHLWSSVGPGAGFVDFYKYQNQSDRLPAWQHQTLGIYDAVDYALNAANVPVCTYGGEIDPQLAASTTMAEAAREEEVEIKVIVGPGMGHKFDPKSQQEFMAFHIEKSEAGRPSVYDRRHIRFTTRTLRYNTCDWLTIEEVETVYAPSTIDARINSDGDVEVNTSNITAFRLNRDIATNAIIDGTLLPCRTAADGLLPDVWYQRTEDAWQVLDYDSSREFAENPELSKRHGLQGPIDDAFMDAFVCVRPTQPSLIPAANTWAKHQLEVFEQEFDFWLRGKVQVVDDKDVTEEHIAGNNLILFGDPQSNALIARVVQNLPIEWTTQKIRVGHREWDASTHGLSMIYPNPLNPHRYVVINSGHTMHDVDFKASNAWLFPRMGDIAVRRLQPVPATNDRNSTDQSSTDIVWAENFNSNWLLDEAE, from the coding sequence ATGTTCGGCATTTCGAAGTTTTCATTGATTTTCGTTGGGTTCCTGCTTGCTGGCCTCGTTGTCCCCCGTGACTTCGCTGTGGCACAGCAGGATCAGAAGGCACCGACGCAGGAAGAACGGGACCAATTGCAGGATGGGTTGAAGAAACTCAGCCAGCTAATCGACGCGCTGCGAACCGTCGATCGGATGGAGAATCGCACCCAACGTGCGTTATTCGCCGACGTTGCGGTTTTCGCAAAGGCAGTCGAATGGCAACTGCGACACGACGAATTCTTTAAGCCCGACTACGTCAAACAGGCCCAACGGGCAATTGAAACCGGAATATCCCGCGCACAAAGCCTGGCTGATGAAAAGGCTCCGTGGGTCGTGCAGGAAGGTTCGACAATTCGCGGCTATGTCAGCAAAGTGGATCAGTCCATTCAGCCGTATGCCATCACGCTGCCAGCAAACGTAAACCCATGGGATGGAAAAAGATGGCCGCTTCATGTCGTGCTGCATGGCCGAGCCAATCAAATGAACGAAGTGAACTTCATCTCGAAGTTCGAAGGCCGGACACCCAGGACGCCAGTCCACTGGATTCAGCTCGACGTCTACGGTCGCGGCAGTAACGCTTACCGATGGTCCGGTGAGACAGACGTCTTCGAAGCCATAGCCGATGTCAAACGCCGGTTCCGAATCGACGAGAATCGAATCACCCTGCACGGCTTTTCCATGGGCGGAGCCGGAGCATGGCATCTTGGAATGCATTACCCACATCTCTGGTCGTCCGTCGGACCGGGAGCCGGTTTTGTTGACTTCTACAAATACCAGAATCAGTCGGATCGACTACCGGCATGGCAGCATCAGACCCTCGGGATTTACGACGCTGTCGATTATGCGCTGAACGCAGCAAACGTACCGGTATGTACCTACGGAGGTGAAATTGATCCTCAGCTGGCGGCGAGTACCACAATGGCTGAGGCCGCACGAGAAGAGGAAGTTGAAATCAAGGTCATTGTTGGCCCCGGAATGGGACATAAGTTTGACCCGAAGAGTCAGCAGGAATTCATGGCGTTTCATATCGAGAAGTCCGAAGCGGGACGCCCTTCTGTTTACGATCGACGCCACATTCGATTCACGACGCGCACTCTTCGGTACAACACATGTGACTGGCTGACCATCGAAGAAGTCGAAACGGTTTACGCTCCTTCGACCATTGATGCCAGAATCAATTCCGATGGTGATGTTGAAGTGAATACATCGAACATTACGGCCTTCCGGCTGAATCGAGACATCGCCACGAATGCCATCATTGACGGAACACTCCTTCCATGCCGGACTGCTGCCGATGGGTTATTGCCCGACGTTTGGTATCAGCGCACCGAAGATGCCTGGCAGGTGCTCGACTACGACTCCTCGCGCGAATTCGCTGAGAATCCCGAGCTCAGTAAACGGCACGGCCTTCAGGGCCCCATCGACGATGCATTCATGGATGCGTTCGTCTGCGTTCGCCCAACTCAACCATCACTGATCCCCGCCGCCAACACATGGGCGAAACATCAACTGGAAGTATTCGAACAGGAATTTGACTTCTGGCTGCGAGGAAAGGTGCAGGTCGTAGATGATAAAGACGTCACAGAAGAGCATATCGCAGGCAACAATCTGATACTGTTTGGTGATCCGCAGTCGAACGCATTAATCGCCCGCGTCGTCCAGAACCTGCCCATTGAATGGACGACACAGAAGATTCGTGTTGGACACCGCGAATGGGACGCCTCGACGCATGGGCTGAGCATGATCTATCCGAATCCACTGAATCCACACCGCTATGTCGTGATCAACTCCGGGCACACGATGCACGATGTTGACTTTAAGGCATCCAACGCCTGGTTGTTTCCCCGAATGGGAGATATCGCGGTTCGACGCCTCCAGCCTGTCCCGGCAACCAACGACAGAAACAGTACCGACCAGAGTTCCACTGACATTGTCTGGGCAGAAAACTTCAATTCCAACTGGTTGCTGGACGAAGCTGAGTAA
- a CDS encoding sialate O-acetylesterase, with product MKTWVKFLFVVGLFSGSLQARDYKLYYLGGQSNMDGFGYVRELQGPNTAPVSGVMIFHGNQGLDGQPVDGRGVWSELKPGYGTGFKSDGIQNTLSDRFGVELSFARRLRELDPDSNIAIVKYSRGGTSIAADAEAAKIFGCWEPDFHVAGGRHGDINQYDHFLATLRNAFAIRDIDGDGESDTLIPAGIIWMQGESDAGDEDVARRYEANLKRLMDLIRAALRKDDLRVVIGRISDSGKDDYEQASANGRVWEYGEQVRKAQSDFVQRDENAAIVTTTDAYGYSDPWHYDSAGYLDLGARFADAVVQDAEED from the coding sequence ATGAAGACGTGGGTGAAGTTTCTTTTTGTGGTCGGGTTGTTTTCGGGCTCTCTGCAGGCCAGAGATTACAAGCTGTATTATCTGGGCGGCCAGTCGAACATGGATGGATTCGGTTATGTCAGGGAATTGCAGGGCCCGAACACGGCACCGGTTTCCGGGGTGATGATTTTTCATGGCAATCAGGGCCTTGATGGTCAGCCTGTTGACGGCCGTGGTGTCTGGTCAGAACTGAAGCCCGGCTACGGAACCGGGTTTAAGTCCGATGGGATCCAGAACACATTGTCGGATCGCTTCGGTGTCGAACTGTCATTTGCACGCCGCCTCCGGGAACTCGACCCGGATTCTAATATTGCCATCGTTAAGTACTCACGCGGGGGCACATCCATCGCTGCGGATGCAGAGGCCGCAAAGATCTTTGGTTGCTGGGAGCCAGACTTTCATGTTGCAGGCGGACGTCATGGTGACATCAATCAGTATGATCATTTCCTGGCCACACTTCGAAATGCGTTTGCGATCAGGGATATCGATGGCGACGGTGAAAGTGACACCCTGATCCCGGCGGGTATTATCTGGATGCAGGGTGAAAGTGACGCAGGAGATGAAGATGTCGCCCGACGTTACGAAGCAAATCTGAAGCGGTTGATGGACCTGATTCGAGCAGCTTTGCGAAAGGATGATCTGCGCGTTGTGATCGGGCGCATTTCGGATTCCGGCAAGGACGACTACGAACAGGCCAGTGCTAATGGCAGAGTTTGGGAGTATGGGGAGCAGGTTCGAAAAGCGCAGTCGGACTTCGTTCAACGCGACGAAAATGCGGCGATCGTGACAACAACCGACGCATACGGGTACTCCGACCCCTGGCACTATGATTCGGCAGGATATCTGGATTTGGGTGCCAGATTTGCTGATGCCGTTGTTCAGGACGCTGAAGAAGACTAA
- a CDS encoding c-type cytochrome, whose protein sequence is MNIQSNRQMLSLCIASTFLILTCSVDAEAMADSHAIVPGYERFRVAHLSPAEAGRLLISELNCQSCHGRMNDQVLPPREAPVLTNAGNRVSVDFLKTFLADPQHIKPGTAMPAFAALQSKDGKPNENAEALAAFLASDSTFRYMAIGADSARRGEKLFRSIGCAACHGDQRQAAVDRPAFAMPLGNLSEKYSLTSLSSFLSNPHAVRPSGRMPSLNLSPEELRDVTSYLLRDLDQSRVQANVRFEEYHGSWEQLPDFSQLTPVSTGLTTDITVEASSRRETFALRFSGFLQIPKEGQYRIHLSSDDGSRVLIDGQPVLVADGIHPAGNETARHQMNAGPHEVVVEYFEYHGQEELKVEISGNGLARQPMAALMTVDRQPAAPEDATPETDSSLIEEGRQLFASLGCAACHQHGQGDQKIQWTKTAPTFQNIRSTQGCLSPSAGSNVPVFALTEQQRSDIVSAIEADQNKTTETATREQAITRIMTTLNCYTCHQRDGLGGVPNEFNELFTGSIPEMGDEGRIPPHLNGVGDKLNPDWLKHVLNEGAKDRPYMATRMPKFGASNVGALLTMLEGDQKNEVDPVEFAEAEHRVKADARLMIGDQALSCIKCHYFDKFAATGIQSIDMTTMTKRLRRDWFHRYLSNPQAYRPGTRMPAAWPNGKSVVPKILDGTAPTQIEAIWKYLEDGKQAKIPSGLQTQAIELVAKERPLIYRNFIEGLSPRGIAVAFPEKAHFAWDAEQMNMRLIWHGAFIDASKHWVGRGPGFQAPLGDHMMTLPSGPAVAVLPSTDSKWPSDNAREMGYRFLGYTLDKSGVPAFRFRTPDGITVHDQIKAQSAEPDAELTRTITLTPASDTPNACIRIATGELIEQTDGEWVIDNAIRIRSIHGQVISRKSSQGNELLLLLPLKANTATEASYTIHW, encoded by the coding sequence ATGAATATCCAGTCCAACCGACAAATGCTGTCACTGTGCATCGCATCAACCTTCCTGATCCTGACGTGCTCCGTCGATGCAGAAGCGATGGCCGATTCTCACGCAATTGTGCCTGGTTATGAACGATTTCGAGTGGCACATTTATCACCGGCGGAAGCGGGGCGACTACTGATCTCAGAACTCAACTGTCAGTCGTGTCATGGCAGGATGAACGATCAGGTCTTGCCTCCCCGCGAAGCCCCCGTACTGACAAATGCAGGGAATCGCGTTTCGGTGGATTTCCTGAAAACATTTCTTGCAGATCCACAACACATCAAACCCGGAACGGCGATGCCTGCCTTTGCTGCTCTGCAATCAAAAGATGGCAAGCCCAACGAAAACGCAGAAGCATTGGCAGCGTTCCTGGCGAGCGACTCGACCTTTCGGTACATGGCGATCGGTGCCGATTCTGCCCGGCGTGGAGAAAAGCTCTTCCGCTCCATTGGCTGTGCTGCCTGTCACGGTGACCAGCGTCAGGCCGCTGTGGATCGTCCTGCATTCGCGATGCCACTTGGAAATCTGTCCGAAAAGTATTCGCTGACCTCACTGAGCAGTTTTCTCAGCAACCCCCATGCTGTTCGCCCATCAGGCCGAATGCCATCACTGAATCTTTCGCCTGAGGAGCTTCGCGACGTCACCAGTTATCTTCTGAGAGATCTCGACCAGTCCAGAGTGCAGGCGAATGTTCGCTTTGAAGAATACCATGGAAGCTGGGAACAGCTGCCTGACTTCAGTCAGCTAACACCTGTCTCCACCGGACTCACGACGGACATCACTGTCGAAGCTTCGTCACGCAGAGAAACTTTCGCATTACGGTTCAGCGGGTTCCTGCAGATTCCGAAAGAGGGACAATATCGTATCCACCTCAGCAGTGACGATGGCAGCCGCGTCCTCATAGACGGACAGCCTGTCCTTGTCGCGGACGGAATTCATCCGGCCGGCAACGAGACGGCTCGCCATCAAATGAATGCAGGTCCGCACGAAGTTGTCGTGGAGTATTTTGAGTATCATGGACAGGAAGAATTGAAAGTCGAGATCTCCGGAAACGGCCTCGCTCGCCAACCGATGGCCGCTCTGATGACCGTCGATCGACAGCCTGCCGCTCCTGAAGACGCAACACCTGAGACTGACAGCAGTCTGATCGAAGAAGGGCGTCAACTCTTTGCATCGCTTGGTTGTGCCGCCTGCCACCAACATGGCCAGGGTGACCAGAAGATCCAATGGACGAAAACAGCGCCAACGTTCCAGAACATCAGGTCAACCCAGGGTTGTTTGTCACCTTCGGCCGGGAGCAACGTTCCTGTCTTCGCGCTTACCGAACAACAACGCAGCGACATAGTATCTGCCATCGAAGCCGATCAGAACAAAACCACCGAGACAGCAACCCGGGAACAGGCCATCACCCGGATTATGACAACTCTGAACTGTTACACGTGTCACCAGCGGGACGGACTTGGCGGCGTACCGAATGAATTCAACGAACTGTTCACCGGCAGCATTCCGGAAATGGGCGATGAAGGCAGAATTCCACCACATCTGAATGGCGTGGGTGACAAACTCAACCCGGACTGGCTGAAACATGTCCTCAACGAAGGCGCGAAAGATCGACCGTACATGGCGACTCGTATGCCCAAATTCGGTGCGAGCAATGTGGGAGCCCTGCTGACAATGCTGGAGGGCGACCAAAAAAACGAGGTTGATCCGGTTGAATTTGCCGAAGCTGAACACCGCGTAAAAGCAGACGCTCGCCTGATGATCGGCGATCAGGCACTGTCGTGCATTAAGTGCCACTACTTCGATAAGTTTGCCGCCACTGGAATTCAATCGATTGACATGACCACCATGACAAAGCGCCTTCGGCGTGACTGGTTCCATCGTTATCTGTCGAACCCACAGGCCTATCGCCCGGGAACTCGCATGCCGGCAGCCTGGCCCAATGGCAAGTCCGTCGTCCCAAAGATTCTGGATGGAACAGCTCCCACTCAGATCGAAGCCATCTGGAAATATCTCGAAGACGGCAAGCAGGCGAAGATCCCATCGGGATTACAAACGCAGGCCATCGAACTCGTCGCAAAAGAACGGCCTTTGATTTATCGCAACTTTATCGAAGGACTCTCTCCTCGCGGCATCGCCGTCGCATTTCCCGAAAAGGCTCACTTTGCGTGGGATGCAGAGCAAATGAACATGCGGCTCATCTGGCACGGAGCCTTTATCGACGCCTCAAAGCACTGGGTCGGGCGCGGGCCGGGCTTTCAGGCTCCTCTGGGCGACCACATGATGACGCTTCCCTCCGGCCCCGCAGTGGCTGTGCTTCCGTCGACCGATTCCAAATGGCCATCCGACAATGCTCGCGAAATGGGTTACCGGTTCCTCGGATATACCCTGGACAAGAGTGGCGTGCCAGCATTTCGCTTCCGAACTCCCGATGGCATCACAGTGCATGATCAAATCAAAGCACAGTCAGCGGAACCGGATGCTGAACTGACCCGCACGATCACACTGACGCCCGCTTCTGACACTCCAAACGCCTGCATTCGCATCGCGACGGGAGAACTGATCGAACAAACCGATGGCGAATGGGTCATCGACAACGCAATCCGCATCCGAAGTATCCATGGACAGGTCATCTCTCGAAAGTCGAGCCAGGGAAATGAATTACTTCTGCTTTTGCCGCTGAAGGCGAACACAGCAACAGAGGCGTCCTACACAATTCACTGGTAA
- a CDS encoding serine/threonine-protein kinase, giving the protein MMRNGSQHCPDHSVLRNLGNCDLDDDGSQRPDEQLEQHIESCVRCQEFLQDLASAERETVTPLLKGVDRSDVDLDVNPLPEIEGFRLERELGRGGGSVVYLAEDLTTSRLIALKRIHVDAKSNEAERLRWLDEVRIAAKMEHHNVVRLYRVEETPECFLLVFEYVAGGTLRSWLDQPATPLQIAQFISVIASAVDQIHKRGVLHLDLKPSNILIDVSAGTTWDSIVPKVADFGIASSRQSQSTDAGRERQIRGTPSYMAPEQVLGDPTLLSPATDVYGLGGILFTLLTGVPPFCGETSTGVVRQVMDAEIDWGTSGLDKIPEGLRQMTERCLAKHPEDRYESCAHLALELQSWIVRQHSAGTHGIRFLIPAILLVLVLVLALNRPGSSPNGLKSSAEPSNAVVSGASIPLTINEWADEITRDAAAFGPDRAARLLESTRFHNRRVLSESPVSFEDCLRYGTLELRAAERFTEGLNKTMHAVAVDLLDTSVELLKKANELQPDDQVALTELIAARFMYGYLRDTSDVIVPQRRFEQFRRNGRILVDTAPLLNRLRDNRSRVFWAVSFIDYFRSLTWDFRWSRESTEAAMFETYELEFWDQLSDASESPDLWIRHGLFPSRVQDNDWPELSLGDWVLEENQLNLDQEKLFAFMGDQFWCMESSVGTEHSGGKFLDALSASSSQIILDNTLQFMEQQQIRDQDLLLDVLHGRLTSSITGISTYLRRQGLLDDAEVIQKAYLSLAEECVSRFPRNEHSYLCVCEAHLQAWKNALRRNDDESAIIALKASLSAAEKALEVAPDSPRARFQVADRIKRLTRFQKQDDHSQARTK; this is encoded by the coding sequence ATGATGCGAAACGGTTCGCAGCACTGCCCGGACCATTCTGTCCTGCGGAACCTGGGCAACTGCGACTTAGATGACGATGGTTCCCAACGGCCTGATGAGCAACTTGAACAACACATTGAATCCTGCGTTCGATGTCAGGAATTCCTGCAGGACCTGGCGTCAGCGGAACGCGAAACGGTCACCCCACTGCTAAAGGGCGTTGATCGATCGGATGTTGATTTGGACGTAAATCCGCTGCCCGAAATCGAAGGGTTTCGGCTGGAACGTGAACTCGGGCGTGGAGGTGGTTCGGTCGTCTATCTTGCAGAAGACCTGACGACGTCCAGGCTGATTGCTCTCAAACGTATTCACGTTGACGCGAAGAGCAACGAAGCCGAAAGGCTCCGATGGCTGGATGAAGTTCGCATTGCGGCAAAGATGGAACATCACAACGTCGTCCGGCTGTATCGCGTGGAAGAAACGCCGGAGTGTTTTCTTCTGGTTTTCGAGTATGTTGCGGGTGGCACTCTCAGAAGCTGGCTGGATCAACCGGCGACTCCTCTGCAGATCGCTCAGTTTATCAGTGTCATTGCCAGTGCCGTCGATCAGATCCACAAGCGAGGCGTGCTTCACCTTGACCTGAAGCCTTCGAATATCCTGATCGATGTTTCAGCGGGAACGACGTGGGACAGTATCGTTCCCAAGGTAGCGGACTTTGGAATTGCAAGTTCGCGTCAGTCGCAGTCGACAGATGCTGGCAGGGAACGCCAGATTCGAGGCACACCAAGTTACATGGCTCCGGAGCAGGTCCTTGGTGACCCGACTTTGTTATCACCGGCCACTGACGTCTATGGGCTCGGTGGAATCCTGTTTACTTTACTCACGGGGGTTCCTCCATTTTGCGGAGAAACCTCCACCGGTGTTGTCCGGCAGGTGATGGATGCCGAGATTGATTGGGGAACTTCCGGCTTGGACAAGATACCGGAAGGCCTGCGGCAGATGACAGAACGGTGTCTTGCAAAGCATCCTGAAGACCGATACGAATCCTGTGCTCATCTGGCTTTGGAACTGCAGTCGTGGATTGTCAGGCAGCACTCGGCGGGTACTCACGGCATCCGTTTTCTGATTCCCGCCATCCTCCTTGTGTTGGTCCTGGTTCTTGCGTTGAACCGGCCTGGCTCTTCCCCGAACGGGTTGAAATCGTCTGCGGAACCTTCAAACGCAGTGGTGTCGGGAGCTTCGATACCACTGACTATTAACGAATGGGCGGACGAGATTACTCGGGATGCTGCCGCTTTCGGCCCGGACCGTGCGGCGAGACTACTGGAATCAACTCGTTTTCATAATCGTCGTGTGTTGTCTGAATCCCCGGTTTCGTTCGAAGATTGCCTGAGATATGGCACTTTGGAATTGCGAGCGGCCGAACGTTTCACGGAAGGCTTAAATAAGACGATGCACGCGGTTGCAGTGGACTTACTGGATACATCGGTTGAGCTGCTGAAGAAGGCGAACGAACTTCAGCCGGACGATCAGGTCGCACTCACTGAGTTAATTGCTGCGAGATTCATGTATGGCTATCTGCGCGACACCAGTGATGTCATTGTCCCTCAGAGACGCTTCGAACAGTTTCGTCGTAATGGAAGAATTCTTGTCGACACTGCTCCCCTGCTGAATCGACTCAGGGACAACAGATCGAGGGTTTTCTGGGCGGTGTCTTTTATTGACTACTTTCGTTCTCTGACGTGGGATTTTCGCTGGAGCCGTGAATCGACAGAAGCAGCCATGTTCGAGACATACGAACTCGAATTCTGGGACCAGCTTTCCGATGCCAGCGAAAGCCCCGATCTTTGGATTCGTCATGGCCTGTTTCCATCGCGCGTTCAGGACAATGACTGGCCTGAATTGTCTTTGGGAGACTGGGTGCTTGAGGAAAATCAACTCAATCTGGATCAGGAGAAACTGTTCGCATTTATGGGCGATCAGTTTTGGTGCATGGAATCATCTGTCGGCACAGAGCATTCAGGCGGCAAATTTCTGGACGCTTTGTCGGCCTCCAGCAGCCAGATCATCCTGGACAACACATTGCAGTTTATGGAGCAACAACAGATCCGGGATCAGGATCTGCTGCTGGATGTCCTTCACGGCCGGCTGACCAGCTCGATCACAGGGATCAGTACGTACCTCCGTCGGCAGGGATTACTGGACGACGCAGAAGTAATTCAGAAAGCGTACCTGTCTCTTGCCGAAGAGTGTGTCTCTCGATTTCCTCGCAATGAACACAGTTATCTCTGCGTTTGCGAAGCGCATCTGCAGGCATGGAAGAATGCATTACGACGTAATGATGATGAGTCAGCGATTATCGCTCTGAAGGCGTCACTTTCCGCCGCTGAAAAAGCTCTGGAAGTGGCTCCTGATTCTCCCCGGGCGCGATTTCAGGTTGCGGATCGAATTAAGCGGCTGACGCGTTTCCAAAAACAGGATGACCACAGCCAGGCACGAACCAAATGA
- a CDS encoding sigma factor — MSSQDGAATTSGRSLDNGPVTSATLLERLKSWEDTAAWKTFVSSYGHLLERWSRRKLNNSADVEEVNQQVLWELARRLTVFHYDPRMSFRGWLRTLHQSRLLDYLKLEKRRTIREAGLAQIYLQKQGTHERSVSLDTTDEMPDKLCVSDEMRSATLISERVRARVSPRTWAVFHDIAIEGQSISETAQRHSMRYASAFAAYSRVCRQLRQEAAK; from the coding sequence ATGTCTTCACAAGATGGCGCTGCTACCACGTCTGGTCGCTCTCTTGATAATGGCCCCGTTACCAGTGCCACTTTGCTGGAACGATTGAAATCGTGGGAAGACACGGCTGCCTGGAAGACTTTTGTGAGCAGTTACGGCCATTTGCTTGAACGCTGGTCCCGTCGAAAACTCAATAATTCTGCGGATGTCGAAGAGGTGAACCAACAGGTTCTCTGGGAGCTCGCCCGCAGGTTAACTGTTTTTCACTACGATCCACGGATGTCATTTCGCGGCTGGCTGCGAACACTGCATCAGAGCCGGCTGCTGGATTATCTGAAACTGGAGAAACGTCGAACCATACGAGAAGCAGGGCTCGCTCAAATCTATTTGCAAAAGCAAGGCACTCATGAGCGTTCAGTTTCCCTCGATACAACAGATGAAATGCCTGATAAACTATGTGTTTCTGATGAGATGCGAAGTGCCACATTGATATCGGAGCGTGTTCGAGCTCGGGTTAGTCCGCGGACCTGGGCTGTTTTTCATGACATAGCGATTGAGGGGCAATCGATTTCGGAGACTGCTCAACGCCACTCCATGCGATATGCCTCTGCATTCGCGGCATACTCTCGCGTCTGCCGGCAATTGCGTCAGGAAGCGGCAAAATGA